Proteins found in one Litorihabitans aurantiacus genomic segment:
- the rpsQ gene encoding 30S ribosomal protein S17 has protein sequence MTNDAVTQDVTDETRPYRKTRQGYVVSDKMDKTVVVELEDRVKHPLYGKVIRRTTKVKAHDEVETAGIGDLVLIMETRPLSATKRWRVVEVIEKAR, from the coding sequence ATGACGAACGACGCTGTGACGCAGGACGTCACCGACGAGACGCGGCCCTACCGCAAGACGCGCCAGGGCTACGTGGTCAGCGACAAGATGGACAAGACCGTCGTGGTCGAGCTCGAGGACCGGGTCAAGCACCCGCTCTACGGCAAGGTCATCCGTCGCACGACCAAGGTCAAGGCGCACGACGAGGTCGAGACCGCCGGCATCGGCGACCTCGTCCTCATCATGGAGACGCGGCCGCTCTCCGCCACCAAGCGGTGGCGCGTGGTCGAGGTCATCGAGAAGGCTCGCTGA
- the rplP gene encoding 50S ribosomal protein L16, with amino-acid sequence MLIPRRTKHRKQHHPKRRGAATGGTAISFGEFGIQAVEGGYLTNRQIESARIAMTRHIKRGGKVWINIYPDRPLTKKPAETRMGSGKGSVEWWIANIKPGRVLFELAGVPEPLAREAMRRAQHKLPMKTRFLRREGGDL; translated from the coding sequence ATGCTTATCCCCAGGCGGACCAAGCACCGCAAGCAGCACCACCCGAAGCGTCGCGGCGCCGCCACCGGCGGTACCGCGATCTCGTTCGGCGAGTTCGGCATCCAGGCGGTCGAGGGTGGTTACCTCACCAACCGTCAGATCGAGTCGGCACGTATCGCCATGACCCGTCACATCAAGCGTGGTGGAAAGGTGTGGATCAACATCTACCCCGACCGTCCGCTGACCAAGAAGCCGGCCGAGACCCGCATGGGTTCCGGTAAGGGTTCGGTCGAGTGGTGGATCGCCAACATCAAGCCCGGTCGCGTGCTCTTCGAGCTGGCCGGCGTCCCCGAGCCCCTGGCGCGCGAGGCCATGCGCCGCGCGCAGCACAAGCTCCCGATGAAGACCCGCTTCTTGCGGCGCGAGGGTGGTGACCTCTGA
- the rplE gene encoding 50S ribosomal protein L5 — MTETIDTTEQVEGATKVAPRLKTRYRAEIVPALREEFAFPNVNQVPGLAKVVVNMGVGDAARDSKLIEGAIRDLSLITGQKPQVTKARKSIAQFKLREGQPIGAHTTLRGDRMWEFVDRLVSIALPRIRDFRGLSPKQFDGRGNYTFGLTEQSMFHEIDQDSIDRVRGMDITVVTTATSDDEGRSLLRHLGFPFKEN, encoded by the coding sequence ATGACCGAGACCATCGACACCACCGAGCAGGTCGAGGGCGCCACCAAGGTGGCTCCCCGCCTCAAGACCCGCTACCGCGCGGAGATCGTCCCAGCGCTGCGCGAGGAGTTCGCCTTCCCGAACGTCAACCAGGTTCCCGGCCTCGCGAAGGTCGTCGTGAACATGGGTGTGGGCGACGCGGCGCGCGACTCCAAGCTCATCGAGGGCGCGATCCGCGACCTCTCGCTGATCACGGGTCAGAAGCCGCAGGTCACCAAGGCCCGCAAGTCCATCGCGCAGTTCAAGCTCCGCGAGGGCCAGCCGATCGGTGCGCACACCACGCTGCGCGGCGACCGCATGTGGGAGTTCGTCGACCGTCTGGTTTCGATCGCCCTCCCGCGCATCCGCGACTTCCGTGGTCTCTCGCCGAAGCAGTTCGACGGTCGGGGCAACTACACGTTCGGTCTGACCGAGCAGTCGATGTTCCACGAGATCGACCAGGACTCCATCGACCGCGTGCGCGGCATGGACATCACGGTCGTGACCACCGCAACGTCCGACGACGAGGGCCGGTCGCTCCTGCGCCACCTCGGCTTCCCGTTCAAGGAGAACTGA
- the rpmC gene encoding 50S ribosomal protein L29, with protein sequence MAVGSKDLQTSELDGMDDERLVAELRKAKDELFHLRFASATGQLESHGRLKEVKRDIARIYTVLRERELGIRTAPTSVK encoded by the coding sequence ATGGCAGTGGGTTCGAAGGACCTGCAGACGTCCGAGCTGGACGGCATGGACGACGAGCGTCTCGTCGCCGAGCTGCGCAAGGCCAAGGACGAGCTGTTCCACCTCCGGTTCGCCTCGGCGACCGGCCAGCTGGAGAGCCACGGGCGCCTCAAGGAGGTCAAGCGCGACATCGCGCGGATCTACACGGTCCTGCGTGAGCGCGAGCTCGGGATCCGTACCGCCCCGACGAGCGTGAAGTGA
- the rplX gene encoding 50S ribosomal protein L24 — MAKIKKGDLVVVISGSRADRGKQGRVLEVFTETNRVVVEGIKRVTKHTKVSQSQRGSRTGGIETVEAPIHISNVMLVDPESKKGTRIGYRTEEVERDGRKRTVRVRIAKRSGKDV, encoded by the coding sequence ATGGCGAAGATCAAGAAGGGCGACCTCGTCGTCGTGATCTCCGGCAGCCGCGCCGACCGCGGCAAGCAGGGCCGTGTCCTCGAGGTGTTCACCGAGACCAACCGCGTGGTGGTCGAGGGCATCAAGCGCGTCACGAAGCACACCAAGGTGTCGCAGTCGCAGCGCGGCAGCCGCACGGGTGGCATCGAGACCGTCGAGGCCCCGATCCACATCAGCAACGTGATGCTCGTCGACCCGGAGTCCAAGAAGGGCACCCGGATCGGCTACCGCACCGAGGAAGTCGAGCGCGACGGCCGCAAGCGCACCGTCAGGGTCCGCATCGCCAAGCGCTCCGGTAAGGACGTGTGA
- the rplN gene encoding 50S ribosomal protein L14 has protein sequence MIQQESRLKVADNTGAKEILCIRVLGGSGRRYAGIGDTIVATVKDAIPGGNVKKGDVVKAVVVRTRKERRRPDGSYIRFDENAAVILKQDGEPRGTRIFGPVGRELRDKKFMRIVSLAPEVI, from the coding sequence ATGATCCAGCAGGAGTCGCGACTGAAGGTCGCCGACAACACGGGTGCCAAGGAGATCCTCTGCATCCGCGTTCTCGGTGGCTCAGGCCGTCGCTACGCCGGCATCGGCGACACCATCGTCGCCACCGTCAAGGACGCCATCCCCGGTGGCAACGTCAAGAAGGGCGACGTCGTCAAGGCGGTCGTGGTGCGCACCCGCAAGGAGCGCCGCCGTCCCGACGGTTCCTACATCCGTTTCGACGAGAACGCGGCCGTCATCCTCAAGCAGGACGGCGAGCCCCGTGGCACGCGCATCTTCGGCCCGGTCGGGCGCGAGCTGCGTGACAAGAAGTTCATGCGCATCGTCTCGCTCGCCCCGGAGGTGATCTGA
- the rpsC gene encoding 30S ribosomal protein S3, with product MGQKVNPLGFRLGITTEHRSKWFADSTKPGQRYRDYVREDVQIRRLMSAGLERAGVSKVQIERTRDRVHVTLHTARPGIVIGRRGAEADRLRGELEKLTGKQVTLNIHEVKNPELDAQLVAQGIAEQLASRVAFRRAMRKGMQSAQRAGAKGIRVQCSGRLGGAEMSRKEFYREGRVPLHTLRANIDYGFFEARTTFGRIGVKVWIYKGDMTEREYAAEQAGAPARGRGPRPDRGDRPRGRRDEGTAPAAAPTEAAPAATGTEA from the coding sequence ATGGGCCAGAAGGTCAACCCGCTCGGGTTCCGGCTCGGCATCACGACCGAGCACCGTTCGAAGTGGTTCGCCGACTCGACCAAGCCGGGTCAGCGCTACCGCGACTACGTCCGCGAGGACGTGCAGATCCGCCGTCTGATGTCGGCGGGCCTCGAGCGCGCCGGCGTGTCGAAGGTGCAGATCGAGCGCACCCGTGACCGCGTGCACGTCACGCTGCACACCGCGCGTCCGGGCATCGTCATCGGTCGCCGCGGCGCCGAGGCCGACCGCCTGCGCGGCGAGCTCGAGAAGCTCACGGGCAAGCAGGTCACCCTGAACATCCACGAGGTCAAGAACCCCGAGCTGGACGCCCAGCTCGTGGCGCAGGGCATCGCGGAGCAGCTCGCCAGCCGCGTCGCTTTCCGTCGCGCCATGCGCAAGGGCATGCAGTCCGCGCAGCGCGCGGGGGCCAAGGGCATCCGGGTGCAGTGCTCGGGCCGCCTGGGCGGCGCCGAGATGAGCCGCAAGGAGTTCTACCGCGAGGGCCGCGTGCCCCTGCACACGCTCCGCGCGAACATCGACTACGGCTTCTTCGAGGCGCGCACCACCTTCGGTCGCATCGGCGTGAAGGTCTGGATCTACAAGGGCGACATGACCGAGCGCGAGTACGCGGCCGAGCAGGCCGGCGCGCCGGCCCGCGGCCGTGGCCCGCGTCCCGACCGTGGCGACCGCCCCCGCGGCCGTCGCGACGAGGGCACCGCCCCCGCCGCTGCGCCCACCGAGGCGGCTCCGGCCGCCACCGGAACGGAGGCCTGA
- the rpsS gene encoding 30S ribosomal protein S19, with protein sequence MPRSLKKGPFVDGHLQKKVDVQNEKGTKNVIKTWSRRSMITPDFLGHTFAVHDGRKHVPVFVTESMVGHKLGEFAPTRTYRGHDKDDRKARRR encoded by the coding sequence ATGCCTCGCAGCCTGAAGAAGGGCCCCTTCGTCGACGGCCACCTCCAGAAGAAGGTGGACGTGCAGAACGAGAAGGGCACGAAGAACGTCATCAAGACGTGGTCGCGCCGGTCGATGATCACGCCTGATTTCCTCGGTCACACGTTCGCGGTGCACGACGGCCGCAAGCACGTCCCGGTGTTCGTCACCGAGTCGATGGTCGGGCACAAGCTCGGAGAGTTCGCCCCGACCCGCACCTACCGTGGCCACGACAAGGACGACCGCAAGGCCCGTCGCCGCTGA